Genomic DNA from Coffea arabica cultivar ET-39 chromosome 7e, Coffea Arabica ET-39 HiFi, whole genome shotgun sequence:
TACAGGACGCTCTTACACATCTTTTGTTTCTGAGGCACCATCGATTACATGAACAATTCTATAGTTGTCATGCATGATTTGGCCCTTGTATTTTCTTGAGGTGTATATCCTCAATCAAATTAACGTAAATATGTTGACCAACATCCTTAGTAGTTACTaatcttcttccttttcctcattttttcgTGGTTTAGTTACTAGTTGGATTAAAAGCATGTAAGGTTTGGCAGTCTTTGGTATCCCCTGTCTTAAATTTTTCATGCTACACCAGGGTTCTAGACGGGTGGATTTACTTGGAGTTGATAGAGCTTCCAGGTCAGAAAAGCTGGCAACAAATGCATTCGTGAACAAGGTTCATAATATCTTTTTCCCTGTTACCTTGCTAAATTTCAGCACGTTTGATGTTTCATGTCAAATTATCACCTCCAGTATTATACATGGAAAGTGTACAATTCATGAAAGGTTCTAAAACCTTTTTGCCATCTTCTGGGTCCAGATATATTTCCCTATTTACTTAGTgattctctcttcttcttcttcttcttcttttttcccctcAAAAGAATGTACTCAACAGGGATTTAGTGTATGCTTCTTCTCCATAATTAAGCGGTTGCTAACTTGTACGAGAACCAATCTAGTTGCTATGACATGCAACTGCTATACCTGGTCCTCCATAGTATATTGGTTTTAGTTTGAATCGGCATATTCTGTTTGAACTGTATGGTGTGTTGTTTGCTACTTTGATGTACAGGCCTTCTTGAGGCAAGGCAAAGTAAGCGGGTCTGCAAATCCTTTATGGCCCTATTTTCTGATACTATCTGCATAActctccaaatcatcaaaacttctTTCCCTGCAGCTCCTATAACTCTTTGCTTCAAGATGGAGAAGAATAAATTGGTTCTGCTTCTAATTATAAATCTCATTTGTGATGGTTTTATTTTCTGTGTAGCTTCTTGCCTCATTGCCAACTGCCATGCCACTAAGCCTTCAGTACGACCTGGATGAGCCAAATGCAGCTTGGAATTGGCTTGAAAGATGGTCACTGCTTAGCTTCTGGGAACCACTTCCACGACCAAAAAAGATTCTTGATGCGAAGCCTCAAGGAAAGCAGGGAAGCAGACAGGGTTTTGAAGCAGAGCCAGGAAAATCAAGGAGAACTTTCAGGAAGGTAGCTACGGCAGGCAATGGTGACAATAATATGCCAAGTTCCTTGGAAGTTGAAAAACCTAGACGCAATCCAAGGAAACCTAGCAGTCATCAAGTGGAATCTGTTCAAGAACAGCCCCAAAATGAACTGGAAAGGGTGAAACGTAGTTTGAGAAAAGTTTCTGCGACAACAACAGTAGTTTCTGAAAATTCAGAAGCAGAAACTGAGAAGCCTCAGCAAATTGTAAGAAAAACACCAAGTCTTCCAGTTTCTGATGTTACTGAACCAGTGATTGCTGATCTTTCTGAGAAACCAAGCGAACCAGCTGTTGTAGTTGACAAAGTGGACAAAACAGAAGCATCTTCAGAGCTCTTGATGGTGGATGAACCTGTTGAGCTGCCCCATGTTGCTTGTCCTGGTGTTGAGCAACAATCCCCTCAAGATGATATGAAAGTTGAAATCAATGCAACGGCTGATGAGGAACTAAGTGCGAAGGAAGATCAATCTGGCaaggaaaaccaaaaaaacaGGAGAAGGAGATCATTCCCTACAAAGCATGAATATCCTGAGAATGTGTCGCAGAATGCACCAAGCTTGCCAAGCTATATGTTAGCAACTGAATCTgcaaaagcaaaacttagagcaCAAGGATCAGCTAAGTTGAAtgaagatgcagttgaaaatgGTTTTGTCCGGCGTCATTCTCTCCCTTCCTCAACCAATGGTAAATTGAGCTCATTGTCACCTCGGGTGCAAAAGCCAGCACAAGCAAATGGCAGAGGAGGGAGCAAAACTAACAAATCACTGTCAGCTTCTAGAGATGGTAAGATTATTTAGATATAGCGTGCAATAGTCTTACCATGGCTAAGTGTAAAGCTTTGGATGTTATGCACTGGATTGTCTGCATCAATTAATGGGATTTGATTGTCTCCTAGTATAACTGTACAAAGGATCTCTACTTTCCACTTGGTTGAGTTGACATATTGCAAGTTAAAATTCTTTGGCCAATGGTAACTGAAAGGATCATAAATGGGAGAGCATTGCAGCATGCACTTTCGTTTTCACACATTTTCTACAGAATGGGTTTCTGAAATCATTTTCTGCTATtaagtgcttgtttgacttGCATACCTGTGTTCCTGTTTGTCTGAGGTTGTTCCACTTTagttttttaaacttttttaatGACACTGGTTTTTCCGCCTGCAAATTCAGAGAGGGTGCTTCAGCCGGGATGGCGGAGATAAAGTCTTGCAATCTGCTGGTTTGGCAATTGTAGAGGACCGGCTGTCCTGTGTGATGCTGTGTGCGACTTCTATGTAAACATGAACAGGGACTTGACCAGTAGCATTTGTTTGATTATATTGCATGTTTTCTCATGTTTTCTGCTGTAGTGCTGGTGTTGCAAAGGAATGTATAGTTGTAAACTCAGAGTCTGTCGCTGATCTCGTATTGCCTGTGTTCTATTGATTATTCTTGTGTTTTATTGTCAATTTTGTATGATGATGTACGTGCCTTTGtaaaaagttttttttcttttctttttttttttgttttctcgtCAGTATTCTTTTCCTCCAAGTAGCAGCAGATCTATGTTGGGTTCTAGTGTCGCAGAAAGCAAGGGCAAGAAGTTTCTCCGGGGTGAGAATAAATCTCCAGTTTTACTACAGCCATAGATTATTGAATTGACTTCTCTTAGATGAGACCGCCTAACAAAGGCGAGTGTGTTCTGGCGATCAAGGGTTTCTGGCGGAAATTAACCGCTATTTTCTTAGAAAATGTTAACATTTTccctgaaaaaagaaaaatatacgCTCCTTTACACCACACAAACGAAACGGCAAGTCAAGCTAATGTGGTTTATTTTCTGAGAAAACCGAACCGTCTTCTTCCAACGGCACCAAATATTTTCATTTCGAACTGGCAAATGGACGGAAAAATGAAATAGGAAGATGTAGTTGGTTAATCGGGATTCCTACAAAAACTCGTAAATAGTCTGTCAACGTTCTGTTTTTGGTTTGTTAGGGTTCATGCTAATTTCATATTGACGGTTGTATCATTGGTAATAATAACATCCTGGTTTATTTAATGATGATGATACAAATTTCTCCTGGTTTATTATTATATTGACGAAACGTAACTGGTATAATGTATTGCATAATCATTTCTTTCTTGTTCTTCACAGGCCGCCTTTCCTTCCACGACATGATCAGCTCAAGAGTTGACGTGTGCAACGCCAAGAATGCCGCGGAGGATATGTCTTGGCTGTTGGCTGAGACACGAAACAACGTAGAGGAAAGAACTTCATTATATGCAGAAAGCGAAGAGATGGGTTCCGGCGGTAAAGGCTGGAGCTCTGTACCCATGCCCCACATACATGCATCCATTGCTTACTGACATGCCACCATAGACGGAGGCTCCAGTCTCATAGGACCATAATATCTTCCCAGTTTCAGCGTTGATGGCATACACGGGTCCCGTTGAATATGTTGAGCCCCCAAAAAGGACACCGTTGGCTATAGTGACGGGATTAACCGTGGCATTCTTGGGATCAGCGGTCGACCACAAAATTTTACCGGTTGGAGCGTCCATCGCCACCCAGCCTCCACCATTTGTGACTTTCTTTGATGGCAGAAGAGTAAAGTTCATTCGGTTGCTGTTGGCAATGTTTGTGTATATCTTCCTTGTATCTGTTGCCGCACCCCAAGTACCTCCCCCGCCAAGACCTCCGGGACCAGCTTCCTGCATCATCCATTggcaaattaattaattaattgaaacTGGCATTCTTACCAAAATC
This window encodes:
- the LOC113699382 gene encoding protein IQ-DOMAIN 31 gives rise to the protein MGKSPGKWIKTVLFGKKPSKSNLSKGAKIQKKAAPDLPEANLDVSPPVISDTSYQSTDGVGDRRDPEKGVPGGLQGQVASSFPPQLGVDLLDSTGLDPADNVERERQEQAATKAQAAFRGYLARRAFRALKGIIRLQALIRGHLVRRQSVATLCCMQSIVKIQALARGRRVRLSNPELQQLKKCRLHEILGSRRVDLLGVDRASRSEKLATNAFVNKLLASLPTAMPLSLQYDLDEPNAAWNWLERWSLLSFWEPLPRPKKILDAKPQGKQGSRQGFEAEPGKSRRTFRKVATAGNGDNNMPSSLEVEKPRRNPRKPSSHQVESVQEQPQNELERVKRSLRKVSATTTVVSENSEAETEKPQQIVRKTPSLPVSDVTEPVIADLSEKPSEPAVVVDKVDKTEASSELLMVDEPVELPHVACPGVEQQSPQDDMKVEINATADEELSAKEDQSGKENQKNRRRRSFPTKHEYPENVSQNAPSLPSYMLATESAKAKLRAQGSAKLNEDAVENGFVRRHSLPSSTNGKLSSLSPRVQKPAQANGRGGSKTNKSLSASRDERVLQPGWRR